The stretch of DNA GCAGGTGCTTGCGGATAGTACCAACCTGATGGTACTGCGGGGTGGCGCATACTATACCACAAGCCCAGATGTTCGTTGCGCGGCGCGTGGCAGGGATCTTCCCTACGGCGACGACAGCCTCCAAGGATTTCGTTGTCTTGTAGCCCCTCGTTCAGTGGTTCTGCATCCTGCATCCTGAATGCTGGTTGCTGTTGGATGTGAGGGATATGCTGCGGGTAGCGGGGTGTGAACGACGGCGGTGGCGTGGACGACGACGGCTGCGCCCCCGCGATTTTTTTGCGCGGCCTCTGCCACAGAAAAGCGCCATCAGCGAAGGATTGATTATCCGACCAATCAATCCTTCAGCGTGCCCCATCCAGCCGCGCCAACGCCGGAATCCGCACGGTCGTGGCCATGGCCTCACTCGTCGTGACAAAGCCCGCCTGCGTCGCGTTAATATGTAGGAAATCACTGGGAATATATTGGCCAACCCACATCACATGGGCTTGCATCCCGTGGGTCACCACCACCGCTCCGGCTTGCGCGGTATGCGGTTGGGCCATGGCGATAGGAGTCCACGGTTCAGTCCACTGCCGTTCCCACGCGCTCGCCGTGTGCAGATCGTCCACTGCGACGCGACTCAGGCAGAGTTGCGCCCGGTAGCTGCCGAATGGTCGATCCGGAAAGCGGCAGGTCGTCAGCAGCATCACCGTCTTCGTTTGGGGGTCGTGGAGCAGGGGATTGGCCTCAACAATCACCGAGGGCGGCGTACTCAGCCGCGTCACCTGCCAATCCTCGTACAAGGTCGAACTGGCCAACCACAGCACCCGTGCGCCATACTGGGGTATGGCAACGATTCGATTAGTCACTGTAATGGTCAAACGCCCTTTGCACATTCCGCGTGATTCACGATGCGGCGTTCAGCCCGCTATCAGCGTTTGTTCGTGCCACCGTTTGCTGGACGACAAAGATTGAGTGACCGTGCAACAGCTCTTTGACCATTACATCGATTGCTTGAATCGTTGCCATATCCCATACTGCTCATGCACCACGACCAGTCGATCCCCGACGGCGCTCAGGGCGAGCGCATGCGGGGTGGCACTGGCAATAGTCTGCGGTTGCCACGTTGTCCCGTCCTGCGTTATGGCAAGCTGCACGCCACCCGCCATGCCCTGCGCGATCACCAGCGACGGCATGCCTGCCTGATCGGTGCGCACGTCGTCCCGCTGCCACATGGTCAATACTGCACTAGCGCTGCTTGGCAAGGGGTTAGCCTGTTGCCATGTGCCACTGCCTGCCGTCGTTTCGGTTGCGATGGTCAGGTGAAACTGCATCCCCGTGCGCATGAGCAACGCCAGCACGGCGCGGCCATCAGGCAGGATAGCCAGTTGCGCCACGCTCGCATGCACCGGACTGGTCACGGCATTCCATGTCACCCCGCTATCGCGACTTTCCCACAGCCGCACCGTTCCAGCGAGCGTGGCCGCGACGATAATCCGGCCTTGGCGCGCCATGATTGCCGTTGGGCCTGCACTCGGCTCGCCCTGCCACAACCGTCGCTCATAGCGGTCGCCTGCCTGCGTCACGCCGTGGACAATCAGCGCACTGTGACTGGCCTCGGCCATAAACTCGCTGGCGCGGAGGTAGCTGGTATGGGCATAGCCGTGCTCGTCGAGCGCCGTGGCCAGGCCGCGAATGCCCCCGATATTGATGTACACCTTCGCCGATGGAGGTCTGATCATCATGTATGTACTATGGCCCTTATAGAACGAATCGTTGGCGTACTCCACATTGGCTTGTGGGATTATTAGATATGAAAAATTTATTATGTCTACTTTACCTCATATCGTACACCCGTGGGTTCCGTCTTTATCGCGATGATGGAAGCCAACGGAGCGGATCAACGGCTTGTCCATCGGCCTTCAGTGTCAAATGGAGATGTGGTCCAGTCGAGTATCCTCCCCCCGCAGCGTCATAGGTGGTTCCCATCAGTCCGATAGGCTCCCCACCATCAACCCATTGTCCTGTAACAACCGGTGGCTGACTCATCATATGCCCATAGGTTGAGGCAAAGCCATCGTCATGCTGCAGTTTCACACAATAACCGAAGCCACGACACCAGCCAGCCTCGATGACGGTACCGCGACGAATCGCATAAATGGGAGTCCCTTCACGGTTGGCAATATCAATGCCATTATGAAATGTCCCACCATTGACCGTGAGCGCACGATGGCCGAATGGGGACGATACCGCACCAATCGTTGGCCAGAACCAGGTTGGTGGTTCTGGCGGCAGGTCGGTGGCTTCGGGGACGCTCTCGATCTCACCAACGGATGCTTGGATCTGCTGCTGCTCAATCCACACGATACCAACGTCTGCTTGGACTTGGAGCCATCCATCGTGTTGCGCGACCACCCGCAGCTGCACACCGCGCTGAACCGTTGCGCTTCGTGTATAGACCGTCCCTGGCCCACTCCACAGTCGCGCATCCCTTTGAACCACGACCATCGGTGTTGCGGCTCTATCAGCCAGATCCCTATGGGGCCACCG from Herpetosiphon gulosus encodes:
- a CDS encoding sialidase family protein, which encodes MTQAGDRYERRLWQGEPSAGPTAIMARQGRIIVAATLAGTVRLWESRDSGVTWNAVTSPVHASVAQLAILPDGRAVLALLMRTGMQFHLTIATETTAGSGTWQQANPLPSSASAVLTMWQRDDVRTDQAGMPSLVIAQGMAGGVQLAITQDGTTWQPQTIASATPHALALSAVGDRLVVVHEQYGIWQRFKQSM
- a CDS encoding LysM peptidoglycan-binding domain-containing M23 family metallopeptidase; its protein translation is MFVDAYVIQPHDTLRAIATRYGLRVESLVGSNTLGAWIAIGDTIRIPRRDGVVHTVAVEETLNQIAQAYQVDAAMIRTYAPNQLDRGQALRLGQELFIPEALVPVNRWPHRDLADRAATPMVVVQRDARLWSGPGTVYTRSATVQRGVQLRVVAQHDGWLQVQADVGIVWIEQQQIQASVGEIESVPEATDLPPEPPTWFWPTIGAVSSPFGHRALTVNGGTFHNGIDIANREGTPIYAIRRGTVIEAGWCRGFGYCVKLQHDDGFASTYGHMMSQPPVVTGQWVDGGEPIGLMGTTYDAAGGGYSTGPHLHLTLKADGQAVDPLRWLPSSR